In Ignavibacteria bacterium, a single genomic region encodes these proteins:
- a CDS encoding rubrerythrin family protein: MKELKGTNTEKNLQAAFAGESQARNKYTYFAKVARKEGYEQIAAYFEETADNEKEHAKMWFKQLEGIGTTKENLEQAAKGENYERTIMYPEFARTAREEGFDSIARLFERVGEIEKRHEERYKKLLSNLENDLVFKRGKETIWICRNCGHIHVGTEAPKACPACWHDKSYFEVFSEDI, from the coding sequence ATGAAAGAATTAAAAGGAACAAACACGGAAAAGAACCTGCAGGCGGCATTTGCGGGTGAATCTCAAGCACGAAACAAATACACTTATTTTGCAAAAGTTGCACGTAAAGAAGGCTATGAACAAATAGCAGCTTATTTCGAGGAAACTGCCGATAATGAAAAAGAACATGCAAAGATGTGGTTCAAGCAGCTTGAAGGAATCGGGACTACAAAAGAGAATCTCGAGCAGGCAGCAAAAGGCGAGAACTATGAACGCACGATAATGTATCCAGAATTTGCGAGAACAGCCCGTGAAGAAGGGTTTGATTCAATCGCAAGATTATTTGAACGCGTTGGTGAAATTGAAAAGCGTCACGAAGAAAGGTACAAGAAGCTATTATCAAATCTTGAGAATGATTTAGTCTTCAAGCGCGGGAAGGAAACGATTTGGATTTGCAGAAACTGCGGGCACATACATGTTGGAACCGAAGCACCTAAAGCATGTCCGGCTTGCTGGCATGATAAGTCTTACTTCGAGGTATTCAGCGAAGATATTTAG
- a CDS encoding PAS domain S-box protein produces the protein MAQTRKKILIIGDNTGSLLSLNALIAELFSGFKIYTAANGKVGIEVAKTRYPDVILIDIHIVDSFTVCKSLKTDEDLCGIPVVFITPLKEKKENKVRALESGAEGFLTKPFDKTDLLAQIKSMIKIKEVNKSENQRLEKMLAEKTKELKKELRLNNEMRKRLSESEERFQIAQDLSPDGFTILHPLRNKKGDVIDFTWVYENKAVARINGTNPDEVKGKSLLELFPNHKGTSVFEALLLAANTGKTQILKEVYVGEILSVPTWLRLVIVSIGEDIAIHAQNITQQIQTKEALLKSEEKYRTLFHKLSEGIYIHNLEGRVLEVNDMACRQSGYTREEWLGLTVFDGQTNDKLDMTRTDILLTWSKWVPGQRFVFQSEHRRKDGTVYPVEVSTGIVSYGNENVVLAIVKDITDRKKAEEELQKSERNYREIFNSTTEAIFVYDAKSGAILDANESGLRLYGYSHDEVLSLTLRDFSLDVSPYSMKEAKKLLREVFKDGTQTFEWKSRKKNGDIFWAEVSLKNVNINGQSRILSVVRDISKRKFAEEAHEASNKMFSLFIKNSPIYAYLKQVTQNESRVLFASENFYDMVGVPGSQLTGKKMEELYPLEFARKISKDDWDVVSKGEVLKIDENLNDRDYTTIKFPIAISGKNYLAGYTIDITESKKTEEQVRTKAQEQEWLLRSMMNAFVIFKSVFNQNGQFISYRFEYINDAYERITGVKREEVYGKTIHEVWPDTESSWIELYGNVAVSGVPIIFDMYHKATDKLYHCNVYRPWESNDRFCVIFEDITEKNKAEKELLKAKEKAERNEISLIEAQTVSKVGSWETDLSNLNVIWSEETYKIFELNSAIFYPDHNSFLEFVHPEDRQNVNEAFSNSYNKDDYNKIEHRIITALGNIKYVEERWRVIKDNQGNPVKAYGTCQDITDRKNIEIELFKAKEEAEENGRKLEAAHEIAKLGSWELDIRTGIFTFTDSFYSMFHTSAKDMGGYQMSIEDYANRFVHPDDSSSVAHETQLAIESKDPYFTKYIEHRILYFDGGIGYISVKIFIVKDEFGNTIKTFGVNQDITEKKIAEVELIKAKEKAEQSDMLKSAFLANMSHEIRTPMNGILGFAELLKEPDLTGDEQQEYIELINKSGKRMLNIINDIIDISKIEAGLMKLNLTQSNISEQIEYIYTFFKPEAEANGLKLFVKNSLPNKEEMLNTDREKLYAVLTNLVKNAIKFTRKGEIEISCTHKGGFLEFYVKDTGIGIPKDRQHAIFERFIQADIEDRMAFQGAGLGLSISKAYLKMLGGKIWVESEEGKGSTFYFTLPYDINKKQEYVEQVPADYENKKNIRNLNILLVEDDEVSEILLNKSIKSISKEVFKANTGAEAVDIVRANQYIDLILMDIRLPEMGGYEAVRQIRQFNKNVVIIAQTAFGLSGDKEKAIEAGCNDYISKPIDKVELLNLIHKYFSE, from the coding sequence ATGGCGCAAACACGGAAAAAAATCTTAATCATCGGTGATAATACCGGCAGTCTGTTATCTTTGAATGCGCTTATTGCTGAATTGTTCAGCGGTTTCAAAATATACACAGCGGCTAACGGAAAAGTGGGTATCGAAGTCGCAAAAACCCGCTATCCCGACGTGATATTAATCGATATCCATATAGTAGATAGTTTCACTGTTTGTAAAAGTCTTAAAACGGATGAAGACCTATGCGGCATTCCCGTTGTTTTTATTACCCCTCTAAAAGAAAAAAAGGAGAACAAAGTTCGCGCCCTCGAAAGCGGTGCAGAAGGTTTTCTCACCAAACCTTTTGACAAAACCGACCTTCTCGCTCAAATCAAATCAATGATTAAAATTAAAGAGGTGAATAAATCCGAAAATCAGCGTCTCGAAAAAATGCTTGCGGAAAAGACAAAAGAATTAAAGAAAGAACTGCGTCTAAACAATGAAATGCGTAAAAGGCTTAGTGAAAGTGAGGAACGTTTTCAGATTGCTCAGGATTTGTCACCAGATGGTTTCACTATTCTTCATCCTCTGCGAAACAAAAAAGGTGATGTAATTGACTTTACATGGGTTTACGAGAATAAGGCAGTTGCCCGTATTAATGGAACTAACCCGGATGAAGTCAAAGGAAAGAGTCTGCTCGAACTTTTCCCAAACCATAAAGGAACATCCGTTTTTGAAGCATTATTACTCGCGGCTAATACTGGTAAAACTCAGATATTAAAAGAAGTATATGTTGGAGAGATACTTTCAGTGCCAACATGGCTGCGTTTGGTGATTGTATCGATTGGTGAAGATATTGCAATTCATGCTCAGAATATCACTCAACAAATACAAACGAAGGAAGCGTTACTGAAAAGTGAAGAAAAGTATCGCACTTTGTTTCATAAATTATCTGAAGGTATCTATATTCACAATTTGGAAGGACGTGTTCTCGAAGTTAATGATATGGCTTGCAGGCAGTCAGGTTATACAAGAGAGGAGTGGCTTGGATTAACAGTGTTTGACGGTCAGACAAATGATAAATTGGACATGACAAGAACCGATATTTTACTTACTTGGAGCAAATGGGTGCCAGGACAGCGATTCGTGTTTCAAAGCGAGCATCGTCGTAAAGATGGCACTGTCTATCCTGTTGAGGTATCAACTGGCATAGTTAGTTACGGAAATGAAAATGTGGTGTTAGCAATTGTAAAAGATATCACTGATAGAAAAAAGGCTGAAGAAGAATTGCAAAAAAGTGAACGTAATTATAGAGAAATATTCAATTCCACAACAGAAGCCATTTTTGTCTACGATGCGAAATCTGGTGCAATACTCGATGCCAACGAATCAGGTCTCCGTCTTTATGGATACAGTCATGATGAAGTATTGTCGTTAACGCTCCGGGATTTCAGTCTTGATGTGAGCCCTTATTCAATGAAAGAAGCAAAGAAGTTACTTCGCGAAGTCTTTAAGGATGGTACTCAAACTTTCGAATGGAAATCCCGGAAGAAGAATGGCGATATTTTTTGGGCAGAAGTTTCTCTGAAAAATGTGAACATCAACGGGCAATCACGCATTCTTTCAGTTGTTCGAGATATATCAAAAAGAAAGTTTGCTGAGGAAGCACACGAGGCGAGTAATAAGATGTTTTCATTATTCATTAAAAACTCACCTATTTATGCATATCTGAAGCAGGTTACTCAAAATGAAAGCCGTGTTCTGTTTGCAAGCGAAAATTTCTACGATATGGTTGGAGTTCCCGGTTCTCAATTGACTGGCAAAAAAATGGAGGAGCTTTATCCGCTTGAGTTTGCAAGAAAAATATCAAAAGATGATTGGGATGTTGTTTCCAAAGGTGAAGTTCTTAAGATAGACGAAAATCTAAATGACCGAGATTATACTACTATAAAGTTTCCGATTGCAATAAGCGGGAAAAATTATTTAGCTGGATATACAATTGATATAACAGAAAGCAAGAAAACTGAAGAGCAAGTTCGTACTAAGGCTCAAGAACAAGAATGGCTGCTTCGAAGCATGATGAACGCATTTGTGATTTTTAAGTCTGTTTTTAATCAGAACGGCCAGTTCATAAGTTATCGTTTCGAGTACATCAACGACGCTTACGAGAGAATTACAGGAGTAAAGCGGGAAGAAGTGTATGGGAAAACAATACATGAAGTTTGGCCGGATACCGAATCGTCTTGGATTGAATTATATGGCAATGTGGCTGTTTCTGGTGTTCCTATTATTTTTGACATGTACCATAAGGCAACTGATAAACTCTACCATTGTAATGTGTATCGCCCCTGGGAATCAAATGATCGGTTCTGTGTTATTTTTGAAGATATCACCGAAAAAAATAAAGCAGAGAAAGAGTTGCTTAAAGCTAAAGAGAAAGCAGAAAGAAATGAAATTAGTTTAATTGAAGCTCAAACTGTTTCTAAAGTCGGTAGTTGGGAAACCGATTTATCCAACCTGAATGTTATTTGGTCTGAAGAAACATATAAAATTTTCGAACTAAACTCTGCCATTTTCTATCCTGACCATAACTCATTCTTAGAATTTGTCCATCCTGAAGACAGGCAAAATGTAAACGAAGCATTTTCTAACTCATACAATAAGGATGACTATAATAAGATTGAACATAGAATAATTACCGCTCTTGGAAATATTAAGTACGTTGAAGAACGGTGGAGGGTTATTAAAGATAATCAAGGAAATCCGGTAAAAGCGTACGGTACCTGCCAGGATATTACAGACAGGAAAAATATTGAAATTGAATTGTTTAAAGCAAAAGAAGAAGCCGAAGAGAATGGAAGAAAACTTGAAGCGGCGCACGAAATTGCTAAACTGGGAAGTTGGGAACTGGACATAAGAACAGGTATTTTTACTTTCACCGATAGTTTCTATAGCATGTTCCATACTTCTGCTAAGGATATGGGTGGTTATCAAATGTCCATCGAAGATTATGCAAATCGTTTTGTCCATCCCGATGATTCATCTTCAGTTGCTCATGAAACGCAATTAGCAATCGAAAGTAAAGATCCTTATTTCACGAAGTATATCGAGCATCGTATATTATACTTTGACGGTGGTATTGGTTATATTAGCGTTAAGATTTTTATCGTAAAAGACGAGTTTGGGAATACTATTAAAACTTTTGGAGTTAATCAGGATATTACAGAAAAGAAAATTGCTGAAGTTGAACTTATAAAAGCCAAAGAAAAAGCCGAACAAAGTGATATGCTGAAATCGGCTTTCCTTGCCAATATGAGCCACGAAATACGCACCCCGATGAATGGTATTCTCGGTTTTGCAGAACTATTGAAAGAACCCGATCTTACTGGTGATGAACAGCAAGAGTATATTGAATTGATTAACAAAAGCGGTAAAAGGATGCTTAACATTATAAACGATATTATAGATATTTCAAAGATTGAAGCTGGTCTAATGAAATTAAACTTAACACAATCGAACATATCGGAGCAAATAGAATATATATATACCTTCTTTAAGCCAGAAGCTGAAGCCAATGGACTGAAACTTTTTGTTAAAAATTCGCTTCCAAACAAAGAAGAGATGTTAAATACCGATCGTGAGAAACTGTACGCGGTACTCACTAATCTCGTAAAAAATGCTATAAAATTTACACGCAAAGGTGAAATAGAAATTAGTTGTACTCATAAAGGAGGGTTTTTAGAATTCTATGTAAAAGATACAGGTATTGGAATCCCTAAAGACCGCCAACATGCAATCTTCGAACGTTTCATTCAAGCCGATATTGAAGACAGAATGGCATTCCAGGGTGCTGGGCTTGGTCTTTCAATCTCCAAAGCATATTTGAAAATGCTTGGAGGGAAAATATGGGTTGAAAGCGAAGAAGGAAAAGGCTCAACTTTCTACTTCACACTACCTTACGATATTAATAAGAAGCAAGAATACGTTGAACAGGTTCCCGCTGATTATGAAAACAAGAAAAATATCAGAAATTTAAATATACTGCTTGTTGAGGATGATGAGGTTTCGGAAATATTGTTGAATAAATCTATTAAAAGTATTAGTAAAGAAGTTTTTAAGGCGAATACCGGAGCAGAAGCTGTTGATATCGTTCGTGCTAATCAGTATATTGACCTCATTCTGATGGATATACGTCTACCTGAAATGGGAGGATATGAAGCCGTAAGACAAATTCGACAATTCAATAAGAATGTCGTTATCATCGCCCAAACTGCCTTTGGTCTATCAGGTGATAAGGAAAAAGCAATAGAAGCGGGCTGCAACGATTATATCTCAAAACCCATTGACAAAGTTGAATTACTGAATTTAATACATAAATATTTCTCAGAATAA